TTTGAATGTCTATTTCTTCTAAACCTTTGTAGTAAAGTTTTTTGTTTTTATCATCACCTTTGATTATTACAAGGGGATAGCCTTTACTGATTAGTATGTAATTTAAAATAATTCTTCCTGTTCTACCGTTTCCATCTTCAAATGGATGGATTTCCTCAAAAAATCCATGAGAAACAGAAAGGGTATTAAAATCCAAATTTTTTTCAATTTCTTTTACAAATTCGTTGAATATTTTTAACCACTCTTCAATATAGTTTTCTGGAGGATTAATTTTGGCTCCTGTTATCTGGATTTTTCCTCTTCTAAAATCCCCTTTCCCACCTAAACTCTTATTTATCTGTCTAATTAAAGGAATTCCAAATATAAACTCATTTTGTTTGTAGTTTTCATAGGCTAATTCATAAATAAAACTGGCAGTTCTAAAGTAATTAAATGCTTCTTCTTCTGTTCTTGTCAGAGGGACATTTTTAGACAAAACCTCTTTTAATTCTTTTTCAGAAATAAAGTATCCTTCCACTAAAATAGAGTTCCTTGTTTCTTCTCCAAGTAAATAAAGCCACTCTTTATTTTGAACTTTAGGTTCTGGAAGTCCTCCAAGCTTATCTAAAATAGATTTTCTTTTTTTAATCAACTTTTCATCAACCATATTGTCACGCTAAATTTTAGGTTTTTATAAAAATAAAGATAACATCAATACCATAGTTTGTCACGAAAAAAGTGAGCTTTAAAATCGGGACATTTTAAAAATTTTAAATCTCTATTCCCAAGGCTTCTTCTAATATCTCCTTTAACTCTTTTTCTGCCCTTATCCTCTCTTCTTCTGCTTCCTTTACTAAAACAACAGCATCGTCCAAAGGTATTATTTCCTCTTCTTCTGCTATTGTTATGTATCTTGAAGGGCTCAGGTTATAGTCGTTTTTTTGGGCTTCTTCTTTTGTTATGATTTTGCTGAATCTCTCAACCTCTTTCCAGTTATGGTAAACCTCTGCAATTTCATCAATCCCAATAAGCACATTTTTAGGTCTTCCCTTCTCATACTTTTCTGAAGCATTTATCAAGAGGATTTCTTCTTTATGTTTTTTGTTTTTATTTAAAACAATAATTACTCCCGGGGCTGGTGTGTTATAAAAAAGGTTTTCAGGAAGTAAAATAACAGCCTCTATCAAATCATTTTCAACAAACTTTTTCCTTATATCTCTTTCTCTGTTACTTCCTTCTGCTCCACTTCCCCTTGACACGCTTCCTGTGTCTAAAATTACTGCTGCTTTTCCGTTTTCTTTTAGGGAAGTATTTATGTGCTGTATCCATCCCCAGTCTGCAGATGATGAAGGAGGAAAGCCTAAATGGATCATTTTCATAAACATATTGGGGGAAATCCTGATTCCACATTGGATTTGTGGCAACCAAATCAAACTTCATTAATGAGCCGTCTTCTTTCTTAAAAGCTGGGTGGTTCATAGTATCTCCAAGAGCTATTTCTGCATCCATATCGTGAATAAATATATTCATTTTTGCCATTGCAAAACTGAAATGGAGTATCTCTTGACCGTAAAATTTTAGATCTGAAACTTTTTTATTTTTGTATTTTTCTTTGAAATAAAGCTGAATTTTTATCAGAAGTCCTGCAGAATCAACACATGGGGCGTAAACGGACTGTCCCGGTTGTGGGTCTAAAATTTTTGCCATTTAAATTCCAACTTCTTTTGGTGTGTAAAGCTCTCCGGCAGATTGCCCCAGCCTTCTGCAAACTTCCTGAGTAGATACTCATAAGCATGTCCTATAATATCGGGAGGGACGTCTTTTAATCCGAGTTTATATCTGCTTAAGACATTTATAAGTGCGTGAAGTCTATCATCACTTATTATCCTTTTTCCTGCTTGTGTTGCATTAAAATCTGCGATATCAACAACTCCTTGCAGTTTTGGATTTTCTTTTGATAATGCTCTAACAACATCAGTCAGATACATACCAAGACCGTGAACAGGGTGTTTTTTATATTTTCCCATTTTGCTATTTCTGGAATGTAAAACTTCACATAAGAGTGATCTGCTTCTATAATCTGAAGGGCTGTTTCCCTATCCCCAAATTCTTGTGCAAGCCTTTCAACCTCATCATCAAAAACATCTGATAATCTTTTAATAAAAATGAGTGGTAGTATATACTCTTTGTATTTTGGTGCATCAATCTCTCCCCTAATCTTGCAAGCTGCTTCCCAAAGCCAGTTTTCAAGTGTTTTAATATCTAAATTTGCCATCTATTCTCCCCTCATATTACTGGTCAGGTTTTTTATTTATTACAAAACCTAAAGATTATACTATTAATCTTTTCTTAGCTGAAAGCCCTATATCCTTCCGAAATAAAACTCAAAGAAGACTTTAATAAAAGGAGTTCCTTTAAAGCCCCTGTCTTCAGACCAATTTGATCCTGTATAGATATTAAAAAAAGCCCAGTTTTTATGGAAATTGATCCTTATTTTGTGCTGAATTGTGTAATTTGAAATTTTTGCATTTATAAGCCTATTTTGGGTAATACCTGCAAAGATTTCTGTGGCTGAAGGTTTTTTGAAAAATCTATTAAGATTGAACATTCTTAGTGAAGATATGTAGCTTACAACCTGATAAGGAGTTTTTGAGTTCTTGTATCTTTCAAGATAAATTCTCCACACAAAATCTGGTGCAATAAGTCTATCTATATAAAGCTGTGTTCTTTCCTCAAGTTTGTAATCATCTATCCTTTTTTCTGCCCTGAACCACTGGTAAGCTGTTATTTCCCATCTTTTGTAAATCACAGGAATGTTGGATATAAAATATTTCGCATAGATTTTTGGGGAGCTTGTAATACCTGTTGAAAATCTGTGTCTTAATATTTTTGGTTTTTCAGGTCTGTATTCAACGCCTACTGATATCTGATCTTTGTTTTTTTCTTTTATCTCAACAGGTTCTTCTTCCTCTTTTCTTATTAGTCTTTCTTTATAGCTTTCAACAAACAGACCTAATCTCTTTTCAAGTTTTATAAGTCTTATCTTAAAATCTACTTTCAGTATGTTTTTGAAGTCAGGGGAACTGTCGTATCTGAAACCTGTCCTAAATCTTAGATAGGCTTTTGATTCTTCTTTTATACGGGGATCTGCGAAAAAGCTGTCAAGTTTGGAAACTGTTGTGTAAACAACAGATGAAATTTCCCTATGGATCAGATCAATAAAGTCTTCCTGCCCAAAAGCTGATGAAGTCAGGAGAGCAGAAAGTAAAAAAGCTCTCCAGTTTTTTGTTATCAATCATCTATACCAGCTCTAAAAATTTTTTAAATGCCTGATCAAGATTGTTTATCTGGGTTCCTCCTCCCTGAGCCATGTCAGGTCTTCCTCCTCCTTTTCCTCCTATTACTGGAGCAACCTCTCTGATAATATCACCTGCTTTTATCCTGTCTGTAAGATCCTTTGATACAGCTGTTATCAGGTTTATTTTTCCTTTTTCTTTATCTATAGAAGCAAGGAGAACAACAGATCTTCCAAGTTTTGCCCTTGCAACATCTGCAAGATCTCTCAGCTCATTTGGAGAGAGATTTTCAAGCTTTCCGTAAGCCACTTTGTAGCCTTCCCTTTCCTCAATATTTAGTATCTGTGTAATCCTTTCAACCACAGATTTTTTCTTTATGCTTTCAAGCTCTCTTTCAAGCTCTTTTACTTTTAGCTTCAGGCTTTCTATTCTGTTAATTATCTGGTCCTCTTTTGATGTTAAAAGTTGCATTATTTCCTTTATCAAAAAGTGCTCTTTCAGTCCTTTCTCAACAGCTTTTCTTCCTGCTACAGCTTCTATTCTTCTTGTCCCTGATCCTACAGCTGTTTCTGATATTATCTTGAAGTATCCTATGTCTCCTGTCCTTGATACATGAGTCCCCCCGCACAGCTCTGTAGATATCCCTGCTGATATAACCCTTACGACCTCGCCGTATTTTTCCTCAAATATAGCTATGGCACCGGCTTTAAGAGCTTCATCAATAGGCATTTCCCTGCACACTACAGGATGGTTTGCCATTATCTCTTGATTTACAAACTCCTCAATTCTTTTTATATCTTCATCTGACAAGGCTTCAAAATGGGTAAAATCAAACCTCAGGTATTCTGGGTGAACAAGAGAACCTGCCTGTTTAACATGATCCCCAAGTAGTGATCTAAGAGCTGCATGTAAAAGGTGGGTTGCTGTGTGGTGCCTCATTATGTCCTGTCTTCTTTCTTTGTCAATCTTTGCGTGAACTGTTGAGCTTTTTTTTAGATTTCCAAATATTACTTTTCCTTTGTGGATTATTATTCCTTCTGTTGGGGTTTTTGTGTCTGTAACCTCAAATAAAAATCCATCTCCCTCTAATATTCCTGTGTCTCCGACCTGTCCCCCTTTTTCTGGGTAAAAGGGGGTTATATCAAGTATTACTTCTCCTGTTTCTCCCTCTCTCAGTAGTTCAACCTCTTTTTCATCTTTTACTATTGCAAGTATCTTTGCATCTTCAACCTCAAGTTTTTCATACCCGATAAACTGATTTTCAGGAAGTTTGTTTTTCAGTTCAAGATAAACCTTTTTTACCTCTTTTGCCTGTGATTTCCATGATGCCCTTGCTTTTTCTCTCTGCTCTTCAAGTAGTTTGTAATACTCCCCTATGTCTATACCAAAATTGTTGTCTTTTGCTATATCCTCAACAAGATCAACAGGAAATCCGTATGTATCGTAAAGCATAAACACCTCTTTTCCTGTTATGTGGTGTCTTCCTTCCTTCTTTGCTTTCTCTATTATTTCATACAGGATCTCCATTCCTCTTTTGAGTGTTTTTATGAATTTTTCTTCCTCTGTTTTAACAAGCCCCTTTATAAATCCTCTGTTTCCGATAAGATCGGGATAGGGCTCTTTGAATATATCAACAACAACATCTATTCCTTCAAACAAAAAGGGTCTTTCTATACCGATCTCTTTTCCGTATCTTAGAGCTCTTCTGAGTATTCTTCTGAGGACATATCCCCTTCCTTCATTTGATGGGAAAACACCATCTGATATCAGGAATGTTATAGCCCTCAGGTGATCAGCTATAACCCTCATGGCAACAGTTTCTTTAGACGATGGTTTTTTTGGGTTATATTCCTTACCGCTAACATCTTCAGTGAACCTGATTATTGGCATAAAAAGGTCTGTTTCATAGTTTGAGGAAACTCCCTGAAGAACGGAAGCTATTCTCTCAAGCCCCATACCTGTATCTATGTTAGGATACGGAAGTGGAGTTAACTTCCCTGTTTCGTCTCTGTTGAACTGCATAAAAACAAGGTTCCATATCTCAAGATATCTGTTGTCTTCAGGTGAGCCAAGTTGCGGATTGCCAAACTCCTCACCTCTGTCGTAATAAATCTCAGAACATGGACCACAGGGACCTGTTTCTCCCATTGACCAGAAGTTGTCCTCAACACCAAGTCTGTGTATCTTACTTTCAGGCAGACCTATCACTTTATTCCATATTTCGTAAGCGTCTTCATCTTCTTCAAATACAGAAACAAGGAGCTTTTCCTGTGGAATCTGTAAAACTTCTGTAAGATATTCCCACGCAAACTGTATGGCTTCTTTTTTGAAATAATCACCAAAGGAAAAATTCCCGAGCATCTCAAAAAATGTGTGGTGTCTTGGTGTGTATCCGACATTATCAAGGTCGTTATGTTTTCCTGACACTCTGAATACTTTCTGGCAAGATGTTGCCCTTTTGTATGGTCTTTTTTCAATACCTAAAAAAACATTTTTAAAGGGAACCATACCAGCGTTAACAAAAAGAAGGGTAGGGTCTGTTTCTGGTATGATTGATGCAGATTTTACCCTTGTGTGTCCCTTCTTTTCAAAATATCTTAAAAAACTTTCCCTTATTTCGTTAGCTGTTAAGGATTTCAAGAAATATCCTCCGGGTATATTTTTAATGATAATTATAAATCAAAAGCTGATCTTAGGAAAAATTCGCTATCTGTTTATTGATGTTTGATCAAAATATCAGCTTTCAAATTAAAGACTAAGATATGGAAAACGAAGAAATAAATAAAGTTTTGAACATTCTTTAATAGTTTCGGAGTAAAAAATTGGAAATATGAGGGTTAAATTTTCCAGATATCTTTTTTGAAAGACATTATCAAAAAAGGTTGGAAGAAAGTATTATAACTACAATAAAGAACGCAGATAGATATTTTGCAGTTAGACAGTTTTCAGATTGCAAAGATAAAATAGTTTTTTATTTTAATAAATGGACTGTATGGGTTTTGATAGAAGAAAGAAGAATAATAACCGCTTTTTATCTTAGATATGAAAACATAGAAGAATTTTTTGAGGAGAGAAATATACAGTATGGACTCTCCGAAAATTGTGAAAAAGAAACATACATAGAGGTTAAAAAAAATGAAAACAACAAATATGCAAAATTTATTAGAACAGTACAGGATGGATGTTAAATACATAAAAGATTTTATAGACAATGATCCTGTTGAAATTCAAGAAGTATTTTATAAAAGAGATAAACTACTAAAAAATTTTAATAATCTTACCTTGAAAGAAATGAAAGAATTTCTAACCATAGAGAAAGAGCTTTCTAAGTATCTGAAGGAAATTAGAAAAAAATATCCCTTTCTTTATGAGAAATTTATAGAACCGCAGAATGAAGATTTAAAAACCAAACTGATAGATGTCTTTGTTACATCTTAAATTTGTAAACTATATCTGCTTGAACAACCTTGAGGGAAGATTTATATTATTCCTGCGATGAAATTGGAAACCGTTATACAGGATCACCTTAATAAACTGCTTGAGGTCAAAACAGACGATCAGTTTACGGTTGAGTCTGTTTATTACAGGGGAGATACCCTGTGTGTATCAACACAGCTTGGCTGTCCTGTAAGGTGCTCATTTTGTGCTTCTGGAATGAAAGGACTTATCAGGAACCTTAGTGCAGATGAGATCGTATCCCAGTATGAGCTTGCTGTTAGTGATGGACTGGAGATAAAAAACATAGCGTTTGCAGGCATAGGAGAGCCTCTATTAAACTGGGAAAATGTCAAAAAGGCTTTCTGGTATTTTAAAGAAAAAGGTCTAAAATGCTCATTTTACACAACCGGCTTTCCTGTCAAAAATCTTAAAGAGCTTTTAGACCTGCCTCATAGCGGTGTTAACATATCCTTCCACAGCGTATATGATGAAAAAAGAAAACAGATAATACCAAGAGGAGAAAAGCTTCAAGATATAATAAAAACACTAAAGGATCATCTTTCAAATCTATCAAAAAGAAAGAAAAAACTTTACAGCATAGCTTATCTGCTGATAAGTGGTGTTAACGACTCTCCTGAAGAACTTGAAGAGCTTGCTGAAATATCAAAGGAATTAGGTATAGGAGTTTCACTTTTGAAATATAACGAGATTGAAGGACTGTCATACAGAACAACAACAGATAAGGAGTATGAAAAGGCTTTTTTATTTTTAAAAGAAAAAGGTGTAAGGGTTACTCTCTCAAACAGGTTCAGAACAAGAAAAATTGGCGGATGTGGAACATTAATGGTAAATAGAATGAATGATTGATTTACTCTACCTCAGGAAAAAGCTCTTTTATCTCTTCAAGAATTTTTTCCTTTTTGTTTCCGTATCTTCTTGAAAAATGGAAGACTATCAGCTTTTTAACACCAGCTTTTTTTGCTATGTATGCTGTCTGGTCAGTGGTCAGGTGGTATACTTTTGATGCTTGCTCTTTGTCTTTAGAAAGGAAAACAGACTCACAGTAAAGAACATCTGAGCCTTTTACAAGATTAATGATTTTTGATACATTCTCTTTAGAAAAAACAACGTCTGTTATGTATGAGATTTTTATTCCTTTCTGGATATATGCATATTCTTTTCGCAGGTATTCCCAGTCAAAAAGTTTGCCTCCGATTTCAAAATTTTTTCCTTTGTTGCTTTTATCTTCAAGAAAAGATTTAAAATCTCCGATCTGTTTTCCTTTAAGGGGGAGCTCATTTATTTTGTCTTTTTTCAGGAGCAAACGGTCTTTGTATTCAAAGGAATAACCCATTACAGGTATTTTGTGATCAAGAACAGCAAACCTTATCCTGTAGAACTGGTTTTCGTAAATAACATCGCTTGATACTTTTTCTTCTTTTACGAAATCTTTAGCAAATTTTCTTTTTATGTCATACTGAAATGTCTCAAAAAGCCCTT
This is a stretch of genomic DNA from Persephonella sp.. It encodes these proteins:
- the alaS gene encoding alanine--tRNA ligase, with the protein product MKSLTANEIRESFLRYFEKKGHTRVKSASIIPETDPTLLFVNAGMVPFKNVFLGIEKRPYKRATSCQKVFRVSGKHNDLDNVGYTPRHHTFFEMLGNFSFGDYFKKEAIQFAWEYLTEVLQIPQEKLLVSVFEEDEDAYEIWNKVIGLPESKIHRLGVEDNFWSMGETGPCGPCSEIYYDRGEEFGNPQLGSPEDNRYLEIWNLVFMQFNRDETGKLTPLPYPNIDTGMGLERIASVLQGVSSNYETDLFMPIIRFTEDVSGKEYNPKKPSSKETVAMRVIADHLRAITFLISDGVFPSNEGRGYVLRRILRRALRYGKEIGIERPFLFEGIDVVVDIFKEPYPDLIGNRGFIKGLVKTEEEKFIKTLKRGMEILYEIIEKAKKEGRHHITGKEVFMLYDTYGFPVDLVEDIAKDNNFGIDIGEYYKLLEEQREKARASWKSQAKEVKKVYLELKNKLPENQFIGYEKLEVEDAKILAIVKDEKEVELLREGETGEVILDITPFYPEKGGQVGDTGILEGDGFLFEVTDTKTPTEGIIIHKGKVIFGNLKKSSTVHAKIDKERRQDIMRHHTATHLLHAALRSLLGDHVKQAGSLVHPEYLRFDFTHFEALSDEDIKRIEEFVNQEIMANHPVVCREMPIDEALKAGAIAIFEEKYGEVVRVISAGISTELCGGTHVSRTGDIGYFKIISETAVGSGTRRIEAVAGRKAVEKGLKEHFLIKEIMQLLTSKEDQIINRIESLKLKVKELERELESIKKKSVVERITQILNIEEREGYKVAYGKLENLSPNELRDLADVARAKLGRSVVLLASIDKEKGKINLITAVSKDLTDRIKAGDIIREVAPVIGGKGGGRPDMAQGGGTQINNLDQAFKKFLELV
- a CDS encoding ribonuclease Z — protein: MAKPRVKHYLINEKFEDPGIVIEIDSLGDYILFDIGNIKRLDRHLLKKINKVFITHTHMDHFIGFDTLLRNKMGKEQVVDIFGISPLADNVYCKLQGYTWNLVEYEPRLVFRLKQYNEGLFETFQYDIKRKFAKDFVKEEKVSSDVIYENQFYRIRFAVLDHKIPVMGYSFEYKDRLLLKKDKINELPLKGKQIGDFKSFLEDKSNKGKNFEIGGKLFDWEYLRKEYAYIQKGIKISYITDVVFSKENVSKIINLVKGSDVLYCESVFLSKDKEQASKVYHLTTDQTAYIAKKAGVKKLIVFHFSRRYGNKKEKILEEIKELFPEVE
- a CDS encoding radical SAM protein produces the protein MKLETVIQDHLNKLLEVKTDDQFTVESVYYRGDTLCVSTQLGCPVRCSFCASGMKGLIRNLSADEIVSQYELAVSDGLEIKNIAFAGIGEPLLNWENVKKAFWYFKEKGLKCSFYTTGFPVKNLKELLDLPHSGVNISFHSVYDEKRKQIIPRGEKLQDIIKTLKDHLSNLSKRKKKLYSIAYLLISGVNDSPEELEELAEISKELGIGVSLLKYNEIEGLSYRTTTDKEYEKAFLFLKEKGVRVTLSNRFRTRKIGGCGTLMVNRMND
- a CDS encoding Fic family protein translates to MVDEKLIKKRKSILDKLGGLPEPKVQNKEWLYLLGEETRNSILVEGYFISEKELKEVLSKNVPLTRTEEEAFNYFRTASFIYELAYENYKQNEFIFGIPLIRQINKSLGGKGDFRRGKIQITGAKINPPENYIEEWLKIFNEFVKEIEKNLDFNTLSVSHGFFEEIHPFEDGNGRTGRIILNYILISKGYPLVIIKGDDKNKKLYYKGLEEIDIQMAEIFERFKNKKPDKKKVLEKLKSVKSKTLQNLILEGLKESLDRIIIGLYEERGAKLEPVSELLKELGYSPESARQLIKRGKIIAVKNKNKWLSTKEVVGKLLK